In Brachypodium distachyon strain Bd21 chromosome 2, Brachypodium_distachyon_v3.0, whole genome shotgun sequence, one genomic interval encodes:
- the LOC100825394 gene encoding uncharacterized protein LOC100825394 codes for MDGGAAADLQEWELLLASPTAGAAVSGPYAGGGGEGHDDVDAGAIKYDYFDLGSDARYTRRASLSIGGEEETDEEDALLDASGNASWVEPQPDDLAFPGRDRAALWSDSSSDGERREEAEATEPLEPPPPQEAAPAPADEGAVAKGGAAPWWKLPMEVLRLWASRAARSAWSLPVAVALLGIAVLGRRLYRMRRQSKAVARFRLVLDEKKASQFKAQPMLRRAPIVKPLLPANGVTPWPVLGHL; via the exons ATGGACGGAGGAGCGGCCGCTGACTTGCAGGAGtgggagctcctcctcgcctcccccACTGCGGGAGCCGCCGTGTCCGGGCCGtacgccggtggcggcggggagggGCACGACGATGTCGACGCCGGCGCCATCAAGTACGACTACTTCGACCTCGGCTCCGACGCCAGGTACACCAGGAGGGCGTCCCTCTCGATCGGGGGCGAGGAAGAgacggacgaggaggacgcgCTCCTCGACGCTTCAGGCAACGCGAGCTGGGTGGAGCCGCAGCCCGACGACCTCGCCTTCCCCGGCCGCGACCGCGCCGCGCTGTGGTCGGATTCGTCGTCGGACGGGGAGAGGcgcgaggaggccgaggcgaCCGAGCCGCTGGAGCCGCCCCCGCCccaggaggcggcgccggcgccggcggacgAGGGGGCGGTGGCGAAGGgaggggcggcgccgtggtggAAGCTGCCGATGGAGGTGCTGCGGCTGTGGGCTTcgcgcgcggcgaggagcgcgtggTCCctgcccgtcgccgtcgcgctGCTCGGGATCGCCGTGCTGGGCCGCCGCCTGTACCGGATGCGGCGGCAGAGCAAGGCCGTGGCGCGTTTCAGGCTCGTCCTTGACGAAAAG AAGGCATCCCAATTCAAGGCCCAGCCGATGTTACGGAGAGCTCCGATCGTGAAGCCTTTGCTTCCTGCCAATGGGGTGACCCCATGGCCTGTGCTCGGGCACCTGTGA